Below is a window of Planococcus rifietoensis DNA.
GTAGCCGTATTTCGCGAAGCCGTTTTGTGTGACTTCGATATATTGGATTGCTGGCTCGCGTTCTGCCAAGCTTTGTGCCGAATTCGACGTTTCGAACACAAGGTTCGGGTCGCCTTCTACCGGCGCAAACTGCCAGTTGCCGTCTGCGGATGGATCAATCGTGCCGACATCCAAGATGTAATCTTGGAGCACTTGGCGGTTCTCATACGCGAAGTCGATCGACTCTGTCGCATTGCGGACGCCTGGGAAGTTGCCGCTCGCACGGTAGTTGTTCGTTACGACCAGGAATTCCTGGTTCGGATCAATCGCTACACCGTTATATTGAAGGTTCTCGATGCGTTCCGCGCCTTCATTAACTACAGCGCCTTCACCATCGTATTTCGCCGGCTCTGTGATGTTGATGTCGTATGTGACGCCATCGATGACATCGAAGTTATACGTGCGGTAGTTGTCGTCGATGAATCGCTGTTCGCCTGTTGCAGCTGGGTCAATTTGTGTGAACTGGCCAGCTGACATTTCGAGCCATTCTTTGACGTCTGCGCCTGTCAGTTTCAAGACGAAGACAGTGTTGTCGTAAACGTAAAGGTCTGCGACGTTTTTAATAGCGATTTCGCCGGTTTCGATATTCGTGTAGTAATCGCCGCCGTTGCGTCCGCCTGCTTTAAACGGTGCCGCTGCGGATAGCAATGGCAGATCGGCGTTTGCCGTTCCAGCGAATTGCTGCTCGGCGTACCAAAGCTGTGCATTGTTGACGATCTGTACGGATGGATCATCTTGAACAAGTGAGAAATAGCTGTTGATCGGTGCCGTCGTTTCGCCGACAGGGCTGCGGATGTATTCCACCGTAGCTTCGTGCGTTTCTTTCACTGCTTCGATGACTTGCTCGGCTACTTCATCAGATGTTGAATCAATGGCGCGCAATTCTGCTTCACTATTCGTGATGCGCCATTTCTTGCCGCGTGGCTCAAGCGTCAAATCGATAACGCCGAGGTGGCTGCCGAATTTACCTGGCATTACCACAGGGACGCCGTTGATCGTGCCATTTTCCTGGTCGACATTTTCAAGATCGCCGAACGATCCCGGGAAGACGTCGTGGTTATGGCCCGTGATGATTGCATCTACGCCGTCCACTTCTGTCAGCTGATACGTGATGTCATCTTCTTTATCAGTATGAACTTCATCGCCCATTCCGGAGTGGGATAGAACGACCACTACATCCGCTCCAGCTGCCTCAACTTCTGGAATGAATTTCTCAACTGTGTCCGCTGCATCTTCTGCAATGACTTCACCTTCAAGATGCGCACGGTCCCATGCCATGATTCCCGGTGCGACAACGCCGATGACGCCGACTTGAATCGTGTGCTTTTTGCCTTTACGGTCTGTGACTTCTTTATCCATGATCGTGTACGGCGTGAAACGGTTCTCGCCCGTTTTCGCATCGTACACATTGGCGTTTAGTACCGGGAATGACGCTTCTTCTAATGCGTTATCGAGATACTCGAGCCCGAAGTTGAACTCGTGGTTGCCCAGTGTCGATGCATCGAAATCAAGTGATTCGAGTGCAGCGAACGCCGGGTGCAACTCATCTTTTTCAAGCGGGTCGACATTGACTTTATAGCCGCCGAACGGAGTGCCTTGGATCAAGTCGCCGTTATCGAACAACAAGCTGTTCGGGTTCTCTTCGCGTGCATCTTCAATCAAGACGCCCGTTTTCGCGAGCGATAATGAATTGGATTTCGCGTCGCGGTAGTAATCATAGTTGACGAAGTTTGTATGTAAATCCGAGGTGCTGAGAATCTGTAGTTCCACTTCTTTCAATTTTCCAGGTTTGCCGTTCTTCTTCCATTCCTGGATGCGTTCTTTGTAGCTTTGCCCATTGCCTTTCACCGTCTTCGGCGCTTTTTCTTTCGCCAATTCGTGATGATCCCCCGCAGCAATCGCCGGAGCTCCTGCCGTTAAACTGCCAAGCGCCAACACCGAAGCGGCGAGCGTCAAGGATAGTTTCTTGCTCATCTGTCCATCTCCTCTTTGTTCATAATGGTCAAGCTTGTTTATTATACTACTTCGGATTTCGGAATAGAATGCGTTTACACAAAATTGCATCAATTGTAACAAGCTTTACTTTATGGATAAGTTTTGAAGGGACCTTGGAGCATAAATAGTCATATGGGAGTTATAGCTAATTGATTAGTCTTGTGAGATGGGATGAGAGTAGCTTTCTTCACAAGATGAGAGATATATGAGAGGAGTTCTGTTTGAGGCGTCTCTCGAAAGAGCCGCAGTGTCCGCTTGGGGTTGAGCTTTCGTAATAAGCCAAGAAGAACACTTGTCTTATTACTTCGCTTCACCCTCGGCGCGGAACTGCTTTTATATTTGGTTGATTGGGGGTAGTCACGAATGAATGGTTTTGCATCTCGCATCCGCTGTTAAATTCAGCTTAGTGTTTGTGGAACTTTGATCCATAAAAAAAGAGCAGTCGCTGTGACTGCTCCGTTTCCTTTCAAGTGTTGCATGATTCTTCTCCGGCTACAGACCGATTGTGTCTACTGCGTAGACCGCGTCGGCGTTGCTGAAGCCTTCAAATTCTAGTTGTTCGATGAGCCCTTCTCTAGAGAAAGGCGTATAGTCCAGGTAATTTTGTGCTTTTTTGATGGCTTGTTCTGTCCAGTCGACAGTGATGTTTTCGACAGCATACGCTGCGTCTTCATTACTAAAGCCTTCAAAGACGAGCTGTTCGATCAA
It encodes the following:
- a CDS encoding bifunctional 2',3'-cyclic-nucleotide 2'-phosphodiesterase/3'-nucleotidase; this encodes MSKKLSLTLAASVLALGSLTAGAPAIAAGDHHELAKEKAPKTVKGNGQSYKERIQEWKKNGKPGKLKEVELQILSTSDLHTNFVNYDYYRDAKSNSLSLAKTGVLIEDAREENPNSLLFDNGDLIQGTPFGGYKVNVDPLEKDELHPAFAALESLDFDASTLGNHEFNFGLEYLDNALEEASFPVLNANVYDAKTGENRFTPYTIMDKEVTDRKGKKHTIQVGVIGVVAPGIMAWDRAHLEGEVIAEDAADTVEKFIPEVEAAGADVVVVLSHSGMGDEVHTDKEDDITYQLTEVDGVDAIITGHNHDVFPGSFGDLENVDQENGTINGVPVVMPGKFGSHLGVIDLTLEPRGKKWRITNSEAELRAIDSTSDEVAEQVIEAVKETHEATVEYIRSPVGETTAPINSYFSLVQDDPSVQIVNNAQLWYAEQQFAGTANADLPLLSAAAPFKAGGRNGGDYYTNIETGEIAIKNVADLYVYDNTVFVLKLTGADVKEWLEMSAGQFTQIDPAATGEQRFIDDNYRTYNFDVIDGVTYDINITEPAKYDGEGAVVNEGAERIENLQYNGVAIDPNQEFLVVTNNYRASGNFPGVRNATESIDFAYENRQVLQDYILDVGTIDPSADGNWQFAPVEGDPNLVFETSNSAQSLAEREPAIQYIEVTQNGFAKYGYTIQ